One genomic window of Candidatus Eremiobacteraceae bacterium includes the following:
- the nusG gene encoding transcription termination/antitermination protein NusG: MMEDVQQQEIDQDAAALAAELLATPEDPDRKWYVVHTYSGYENKVKANLERRIKSMAMQDFVYRVLVPTDKEVEFKDGKRKEVEKKVYPGYVLVEMKMTDQSWYVVRNTQGVTGFVGSPGSGEKPLPLADKEVKTILKQMGIETPKLKIDFAKGDRVKVTSGPFFDFTGTVDEIDPQKERLRALISIFGRETPVELEFYQVEKV; the protein is encoded by the coding sequence AGCCGCGCTCGCGGCCGAACTGCTGGCGACCCCGGAAGATCCGGATCGCAAGTGGTACGTCGTGCACACCTATTCGGGCTACGAGAACAAGGTCAAGGCCAATCTCGAACGGCGCATCAAATCGATGGCGATGCAGGACTTCGTGTACCGCGTGCTCGTGCCGACCGACAAAGAAGTCGAATTCAAGGACGGCAAGCGCAAAGAGGTGGAGAAGAAGGTCTATCCGGGCTACGTGCTCGTCGAGATGAAGATGACCGACCAGTCGTGGTACGTCGTGCGCAACACGCAGGGCGTCACCGGATTCGTCGGCTCGCCGGGCTCGGGCGAGAAACCGCTGCCGCTTGCCGACAAAGAGGTCAAGACGATCCTCAAGCAGATGGGCATCGAGACGCCCAAGCTGAAGATCGACTTCGCCAAGGGCGATCGCGTGAAGGTGACCTCGGGGCCGTTCTTCGATTTCACCGGTACGGTGGACGAGATCGACCCGCAAAAAGAGCGCCTGCGCGCGCTCATCTCGATTTTCGGCCGGGAGACGCCGGTGGAACTCGAATTCTATCAGGTTGAAAAGGTATAG